From a single Planctellipticum variicoloris genomic region:
- a CDS encoding PEP-CTERM sorting domain-containing protein → MNCYLRKLSSLLVVGAGLISSADAAPLVIDDFDGGSDARLQSFSISPTTGSPHFPNGIFDVFGVTDRTVNFDFADDSAGSFPADRFGVVPTAKTDKFFGVEDLLNPDQPGGRGTATWTFDIAGLTNLSLQILFSAMGDFEAGDNSHIFEVAIDGGGFSTIFNINGDNNDTFGYTMEGGFVVNLADPLKLTDDLGTRIIDNSFTTLGTSAILGTGNLLTLRYTAGTNDGGSEVFAFDNIILNADPVGGGGPVVPEPTSLALAAIGVLAAFARRAVKRSK, encoded by the coding sequence GTGAACTGTTACCTCCGAAAACTCTCTTCGCTGCTCGTCGTCGGGGCGGGCCTCATCAGCTCCGCCGACGCGGCTCCGCTGGTCATCGATGACTTCGATGGCGGCTCGGACGCACGTCTGCAATCGTTTTCCATCTCGCCGACCACGGGCAGCCCTCACTTCCCGAACGGCATCTTCGATGTCTTTGGCGTGACCGACCGAACTGTGAATTTCGACTTCGCCGACGACTCGGCGGGTTCGTTTCCGGCAGATCGCTTCGGGGTCGTTCCAACGGCAAAGACAGACAAATTCTTCGGCGTCGAAGATCTCCTGAACCCGGACCAGCCGGGGGGACGGGGCACCGCAACCTGGACGTTCGACATCGCCGGACTGACCAACCTGTCGCTGCAGATTCTCTTCAGCGCGATGGGCGACTTCGAAGCTGGCGATAACAGCCACATTTTCGAAGTTGCAATCGACGGCGGCGGATTCTCGACGATCTTCAACATCAATGGGGACAACAACGACACCTTCGGGTATACGATGGAAGGCGGATTCGTCGTTAACCTGGCCGATCCGCTGAAGCTCACCGACGATCTCGGGACGCGGATCATCGACAACTCGTTCACCACCCTCGGGACCTCCGCAATCCTCGGAACAGGCAATCTGCTCACCCTCCGCTACACGGCCGGTACGAACGACGGCGGTTCCGAAGTGTTTGCGTTCGACAATATCATCCTGAATGCCGACCCTGTTGGCGGAGGCGGACCGGTCGTTCCCGAACCGACTTCCCTGGCGCTCGCAGCGATCGGCGTGCTCGCGGCATTTGCCCGGCGCGCCGTCAAGCGGAGCAAGTAG
- a CDS encoding Hsp20/alpha crystallin family protein, producing the protein MTSAVTKPKKETGEKTTLSREPLQGLGFPALNRMRQEFDELWNKLFHDVPAIWNAERFDLRWSFDIEDQPEAYVINAEAPGFEAGDFNVELRGDNLVLQARHEEKKKGAKDDESFSTSEFYRSMTLPPFVDAKHIDATYKNGVLQVTLPKTAEGKGRKIPVQG; encoded by the coding sequence ATGACATCAGCAGTCACCAAGCCGAAAAAAGAAACCGGCGAGAAGACGACTCTGTCGCGAGAACCCCTGCAGGGTCTGGGCTTCCCCGCCCTCAATCGCATGCGACAGGAATTCGACGAACTCTGGAACAAGCTCTTCCACGACGTCCCCGCAATCTGGAACGCCGAACGCTTCGACCTGCGCTGGTCGTTCGACATCGAAGATCAGCCGGAAGCCTACGTGATCAATGCCGAAGCCCCCGGCTTCGAAGCCGGCGACTTCAACGTCGAGCTCCGCGGCGACAATCTGGTCCTGCAGGCTCGCCACGAAGAGAAGAAGAAAGGCGCCAAGGACGACGAGTCGTTCTCTACCAGCGAGTTCTACCGCTCGATGACCCTGCCGCCGTTCGTCGATGCAAAGCACATCGACGCCACGTACAAGAACGGCGTGCTGCAGGTCACCCTCCCCAAAACCGCCGAAGGCAAAGGCCGCAAAATCCCCGTTCAGGGCTAA